One window from the genome of Salvia miltiorrhiza cultivar Shanhuang (shh) chromosome 7, IMPLAD_Smil_shh, whole genome shotgun sequence encodes:
- the LOC130994854 gene encoding uncharacterized protein LOC130994854, with product MNNRSWIETNPMANDSISESERQQIEQIMELEFEELEVEEVEDEESSDDEYRRVSAGASASGEYTYDTNLVTLHSYLGDVEDTHSKLAFLDGGAVLTLPLFYLEGVVLFPEATLPLRVVSPNFIAGVERAMAHVDARYTIGVVRVYWDPNNGRRRLSTTGTTAEIRQYRKLEDGSVNIVARGQQRFRLKRRWIDVEGSHCGEVYIIQEDVPLRTPREAVGKLDPLRNYQATIHHSCEEGNDSDVMSEGSFESELSSTERRLHHNVLVSSHNSEAYDESISSDDERSERFYECQSERSPLENHTRPVRLGRNKQNADDSPGVGKRSISYMQPSNKVGWGKHSVAQFRDVPRAFWPVWVYRMYDSYVLARKAADRWNQVVKAPNMDSLVMKPDLLSFHIASKIPISDTARQELLEIDGTTYRLRKEIELLESFDKIRCKTCQTLIGKRSNMLVMSSDGPLGAYANPHGYVHEVMTLTRTDGIAVTGRPVKEYSWFPGYAWSMAECIMCGSQMGWYFSATKKKMRPQAFWGLRSSQVVDETL from the exons TCGCCGTGTTTCTGCAGGAGCTTCTGCATCTGGCGAATATACATATGATACCAATTTAGTCACCTTGCATTCGTATCTCGGTG ATGTTGAAGACACTCACAGTAAGCTGGCATTTCTGGATGGTGGTGCTGTGCTGACCCTTCCCCTGTTTTATCTTGAAG GCGTTGTTCTATTTCCTGAGGCAACACTTCCCCTTAGAGTAGTTTCTCCTAATTTTATAGCTGGTGTTGAGAGAGCAATGGCACATGTTGATGCTCGTTATACAATTGGTGTG GTTCGTGTTTACTGGGATCCCAACAATGGTAGGCGAAGGCTTTCAACAACTGGCACTACTGCAGAG ATTCGGCAATATAGGAAACTGGAAGATGGCTCTGTAAATATTGTTGCCCGTGGACAGCAGCGCTTTCGCCTGAAGCGCCGTTGGATTGATGTTGAAGGATCG CATTGTGGAGAGGTTTATATCATTCAGGAAGATGTGCCATTAAGAACACCACGGGAAGCTGTTGGTAAACTGGATCCATTAAGAAATTATCAGGCAACTATTCATCACAGCTGTGAGGAAGGAAATGATTCTGATGTGATGTCAGAGGGAAGTTTTGAAAGTGAACTTTCATCAACAGAAAGGAGGCTGCATCATAATGTTCTTGTATCTTCTCATAATTCTGAGGCATATGACGAGTCCATAAGTAGCGACGATGAAAGATCTGAGCGATTTTATGAATGCCAATCAGAAAGATCTCCATTAGAAAACCATACAAGACCAGTGCGGTTAGGACGCAACAAACAGAATGCTGATGACAGTCCTGGAGTTGGGAAGAGGTCAATTTCATACATGCAGCCTTCTAACAAGGTAGGATGGGGAAAGCACTCTGTAGCCCAATTTCGTGATGTTCCGAGAGCCTTCTGGCCCGTTTGGGTTTACCGCATGTATGACTCGTATGTACTTGCTAGGAAGGCAGCAG ATCGCTGGAATCAAGTTGTTAAAGCCCCAAACATGGATAGCCTGGTGATGAAACCAGATCTTCTTTCATTCCATATTGCTAGTAAAATTCCAATATCTGATACTGCAAGGCAAGAACTCCTGGAGATTGATGGAACAACTTATAGATTGCGGAAAGAGATTGAGTTGCTGGAAAGTTTCGATAAAATTCGTTGTAAAACTTGTCAG ACTCTCATTGGAAAGAGAAGTAACATGTTAGTGATGTCTAGTGATGGTCCACTTGGTGCTTATGCTAATCCACATGGTTACGTGCACGAGGTGATGACTCTCACCAGGACAGATGGAATAGCAGTCACAGGGCGTCCAGTAAAAGAATATAGCTGGTTTCCAGG TTACGCATGGTCAATGGCTGAATGTATAATGTGCGGATCGCAAATGGGTTGGTATTTCTCTGCCACAAAGAAGAAAATGAGGCCTCAGGCATTCTGGGGGCTAAGGAGTTCACAAGTGGTGGACGAGACACTCTAG